In Miniphocaeibacter halophilus, the following proteins share a genomic window:
- a CDS encoding amino acid ABC transporter permease produces the protein MNLSIENFLALQEFIPMFLQGIKNTLLLSIIGIFFGIILGMILSLFRLSRFRILRGISLIYLEFFRCTPLMVQAFFIFFAPPELFGIKFSPFYAGAIAMSLNSAAYVSEIIRSGINSVDKGQMEASRSLGLSYGKTMRYVIIPQAVKNILPTLGNEFVAIIKETSTLTVIGAAEVMYTTDRVKASSFQTTAPIIVAMVIYFVITFTLSRVIAYFERRMKVSD, from the coding sequence ATGAATTTAAGCATTGAAAACTTTCTAGCTCTTCAAGAATTCATTCCTATGTTTCTACAAGGTATTAAAAATACATTGCTATTGTCTATAATAGGAATATTCTTTGGAATTATATTAGGAATGATTTTGTCCTTATTTCGATTATCACGATTTAGAATATTAAGGGGAATTTCTTTAATTTACTTAGAGTTTTTTAGATGTACGCCATTAATGGTACAAGCATTTTTTATATTTTTTGCTCCACCGGAATTATTTGGTATTAAATTTTCACCATTTTATGCAGGTGCCATAGCCATGTCACTTAATAGTGCTGCCTATGTTTCGGAAATTATTCGTTCCGGCATTAATTCTGTTGATAAGGGGCAAATGGAAGCATCTCGTTCATTGGGACTTAGTTATGGTAAAACCATGCGCTATGTAATAATTCCCCAAGCAGTAAAAAATATACTTCCTACTTTAGGAAATGAATTTGTTGCTATTATAAAAGAAACATCAACCTTAACTGTAATAGGAGCAGCTGAGGTAATGTATACTACAGACAGGGTTAAAGCTTCTTCCTTTCAAACTACAGCCCCTATTATTGTTGCAATGGTAATTTATTTTGTAATTACTTTTACCTTGTCTAGGGTTATTGCATATTTTGAAAGGAGGATGAAGGTAAGTGATTAA
- a CDS encoding amino acid ABC transporter ATP-binding protein, which yields MIKVENLHKSFGKKEVLKGMNIEIKKGEVVVVIGPSGSGKSTFLRCLTRLEEPTKGKIFLEDVEVTDKKTDINLIRQEMGMVFQHFNLFPHLTVNENITLAPIQIKKISKDEARKISKDLLEKMGLPEKIDAYPNSLSGGQKQRIAIARALAMNPKVMLFDEATSALDPEMVGEVLQVMKDLAKAGMTMVVVTHEMNFAKEVGSRIVFMDDGVILEEGSPEKIFNNPEHKRTQDFLKRVLEV from the coding sequence GTGATTAAAGTTGAAAACCTCCATAAGAGCTTTGGAAAAAAAGAAGTTTTAAAGGGTATGAATATAGAAATAAAAAAGGGTGAAGTAGTTGTTGTTATTGGACCATCCGGTTCAGGAAAGTCCACTTTTTTACGTTGTTTAACAAGACTTGAAGAACCAACTAAAGGAAAGATTTTTCTTGAAGATGTAGAAGTTACCGACAAAAAAACCGATATTAATCTTATAAGACAGGAAATGGGAATGGTTTTTCAGCATTTTAATTTATTTCCCCATTTAACAGTTAATGAAAATATAACTTTGGCACCAATACAAATTAAAAAAATATCTAAAGATGAAGCTAGAAAAATTTCAAAGGATTTACTGGAAAAAATGGGATTACCTGAAAAAATAGACGCTTATCCTAATAGCCTTTCCGGCGGTCAAAAACAAAGAATTGCAATAGCAAGGGCTTTGGCTATGAATCCTAAAGTTATGTTGTTTGACGAAGCTACTTCAGCTTTAGATCCAGAAATGGTAGGAGAAGTTCTTCAAGTAATGAAGGACCTTGCTAAAGCAGGAATGACAATGGTTGTTGTTACCCATGAAATGAACTTTGCAAAAGAAGTTGGAAGCAGAATAGTTTTCATGGATGATGGTGTCATTTTAGAAGAAGGTAGTCCGGAAAAAATCTTTAACAACCCTGAACATAAAAGAACTCAAGATTTCTTAAAAAGAGTTTTAGAAGTATAA
- the glgB gene encoding 1,4-alpha-glucan branching protein GlgB has protein sequence MKKPIVNYYYTENGEEDAYLFNKGINEKSYEFLGAHKYIEDDKETVRFVVWAPNAKYVNLVGDFNDWDDYNLPMKMIGETGIWIINVFGVEEYDSYKYRIVTKNDEIKYKADPYAFHAELKPKTASKYYDLKGYKWNDKRWLNKKKKTDIYKSPMSIYEVNLASWKKKDNGDYYSYVELADELVNYVKEMGYTHVEIMPITEYPFDGSWGYQTTGYFAPTSRFGTPKDFMYLVDKFHQKNIGVILDWVPVHFCKDDFGLARFDGTGLYESQNTYEAENEQWGTLNFDFRKNEVRNFLISSALYWHDYYHIDGIRVDAVAYMLYLNFTGKDIKNEDGGNENKEAVSFIRELNTIIFKNYPNTLMIAEESTAWPNITMPVELDGLGFNYKWNMGWMNDTLKYIKLDPLFRKDHHDLLTFSLIYAFSENYILPFSHDEVVHMKGSMINKMPGEYSEKFDSLRLLMMYMYGHPGKKLNFMGNEIAQFDEWNEWDSITWGVLDFEKHVRYKKFISELNNFYRKEKALWEEDFDHKGFNWLEVDNNKESVVIFERISDKGEKLICAYNFTPVLRKNYPIGVDKEGTYSVVLNSDMQKYGGNLLRNKAYKTKKEEIHSKKYSIRVDLPPLGAMFIKMKQKNRR, from the coding sequence ATGAAAAAACCAATTGTTAATTATTATTATACTGAAAACGGCGAGGAAGATGCGTATTTATTCAATAAAGGAATTAATGAAAAGTCCTATGAATTTTTAGGAGCTCATAAGTACATAGAAGATGATAAGGAAACTGTAAGATTTGTTGTGTGGGCACCTAATGCTAAATATGTCAATTTAGTAGGAGATTTTAACGATTGGGATGATTATAATCTTCCTATGAAAATGATAGGAGAAACAGGAATTTGGATTATTAATGTATTTGGTGTAGAAGAATATGATTCTTATAAATATAGAATTGTAACAAAGAATGATGAAATTAAATATAAGGCTGATCCTTATGCCTTCCATGCAGAGCTAAAACCAAAAACAGCTTCCAAATATTATGATCTTAAAGGTTATAAATGGAATGATAAAAGATGGTTAAATAAGAAAAAAAAGACCGATATCTACAAAAGTCCTATGAGTATATATGAGGTAAATTTAGCTTCATGGAAAAAGAAGGATAATGGAGATTACTATTCCTATGTGGAGTTAGCTGATGAACTGGTTAATTATGTTAAGGAAATGGGATATACCCATGTTGAAATTATGCCAATTACAGAATATCCTTTTGATGGTTCATGGGGGTATCAAACAACAGGTTATTTTGCTCCAACATCTAGATTTGGAACACCAAAGGATTTTATGTACTTAGTTGATAAATTTCATCAAAAAAACATAGGTGTAATACTAGATTGGGTACCGGTTCATTTTTGCAAAGACGATTTTGGGCTAGCAAGATTTGACGGAACAGGTCTTTATGAATCACAAAATACCTATGAGGCTGAAAATGAACAATGGGGTACATTAAATTTTGATTTTAGAAAAAATGAAGTTAGGAACTTTTTGATTTCTTCCGCCTTATATTGGCATGACTATTATCATATTGATGGTATTAGAGTAGATGCTGTTGCTTATATGCTGTATTTAAACTTTACAGGTAAAGATATAAAAAATGAAGACGGTGGAAATGAAAACAAAGAGGCTGTTTCTTTTATTAGAGAATTAAATACAATAATATTTAAAAATTATCCCAACACATTAATGATTGCAGAGGAATCAACTGCTTGGCCAAATATAACAATGCCTGTTGAACTAGATGGCCTTGGATTTAATTATAAATGGAATATGGGTTGGATGAATGACACCTTAAAATATATAAAACTGGACCCATTATTTAGAAAAGATCATCACGATTTACTTACATTTAGTTTAATATATGCATTTAGCGAAAATTATATCTTACCATTTAGTCATGATGAAGTTGTTCATATGAAAGGCTCTATGATTAATAAGATGCCGGGAGAATACAGTGAAAAATTTGATTCATTGCGATTATTGATGATGTATATGTATGGACATCCTGGAAAAAAATTGAACTTTATGGGAAATGAAATAGCTCAATTTGATGAATGGAATGAGTGGGATTCAATTACTTGGGGTGTTTTAGACTTTGAAAAACATGTAAGATATAAAAAATTTATTTCAGAGTTAAATAACTTTTATAGAAAAGAAAAAGCTTTATGGGAAGAGGATTTTGACCATAAAGGATTTAACTGGTTAGAGGTAGACAATAATAAAGAATCTGTAGTTATTTTTGAAAGAATTTCTGACAAGGGAGAAAAATTAATATGTGCATATAATTTTACTCCTGTATTGAGAAAAAATTATCCTATAGGAGTTGATAAGGAAGGAACTTATTCAGTAGTGTTAAATAGTGACATGCAAAAATATGGAGGAAATTTACTAAGAAACAAGGCCTATAAAACTAAAAAAGAAGAAATACATTCAAAAAAATATAGCATAAGGGTAGATTTACCACCATTAGGTGCAATGTTTATCAAAATGAAGCAGAAAAATAGGAGGTAG
- a CDS encoding transporter substrate-binding domain-containing protein, translated as MKKKILALLLIAAFTLTACEKVEKTDTSNSTTASKEEVTEATTEKTEVTEKALAEMREAYEVSVDDLKAEDYPEDSTMHKILTDKKLIVATNAAYPPYEYRLMVEGKSEFGGIDMEMARLLAKKMDVELEIVDTSFDSLIAGLQSGMYDLLLAGMNKDPEREKQVDFTSDYYFPTLVLLVREADLDKYKTEKDIPDDFKFGNQMGTVQENVTNAHFPNAKDNSLYLKNYPDLTAALESGQIDGLLVEDIIAKAFIAQNPKLAISEGISYPGETGFAGALKKDDKDFQDYLNTFIKEIQDNGTFDKIVIDSNELAGVAEESSEETSTEATE; from the coding sequence TTGAAGAAAAAAATATTAGCATTATTATTAATTGCAGCATTTACATTAACTGCATGTGAAAAGGTAGAAAAGACAGATACTTCAAATTCAACTACTGCAAGTAAAGAGGAAGTTACTGAAGCTACTACGGAAAAAACTGAAGTTACTGAAAAGGCATTAGCTGAAATGAGAGAAGCTTATGAAGTTTCCGTAGATGATTTAAAGGCTGAAGATTACCCGGAAGACAGTACAATGCATAAAATATTAACAGATAAAAAGTTAATAGTAGCTACTAACGCAGCCTATCCACCATATGAATATAGATTAATGGTAGAAGGTAAATCGGAATTTGGTGGAATTGATATGGAAATGGCTAGACTACTAGCAAAGAAAATGGATGTAGAGTTAGAAATTGTAGACACCTCTTTTGACAGTTTAATAGCTGGACTTCAAAGTGGAATGTATGATCTCTTACTGGCAGGAATGAACAAGGACCCGGAAAGGGAAAAACAAGTTGACTTCACAAGTGACTATTATTTTCCTACTTTAGTTCTACTTGTTAGGGAAGCCGATTTAGATAAATATAAAACTGAAAAAGATATTCCTGACGACTTTAAATTCGGTAACCAAATGGGAACAGTTCAAGAAAATGTTACTAATGCACATTTTCCTAATGCAAAAGATAATTCTTTATATTTGAAAAACTATCCAGACTTAACTGCTGCTTTAGAATCCGGACAAATTGATGGATTATTAGTTGAAGATATAATAGCTAAGGCTTTTATAGCACAAAACCCTAAACTGGCAATCTCCGAAGGAATCAGTTATCCTGGGGAAACAGGTTTTGCCGGTGCTCTAAAAAAAGATGACAAAGATTTTCAAGATTACTTAAATACCTTTATAAAAGAAATTCAAGACAATGGAACTTTTGATAAAATAGTTATTGATAGTAATGAATTAGCAGGAGTTGCAGAAGAGTCATCGGAAGAAACCAGTACAGAAGCTACCGAATAA
- a CDS encoding ABC transporter ATP-binding protein: MKKNRELRKRNSFAANTQSGKYAKAKDFKKAWGQLLGYFKVYGIQTIVAIIFSFVGTIMLLNGPRRLGEISDLILAGIKGEMDFAAIEKICYTLVALYLIGAGLLYLQEFFMVTVIQGVSKKLRKDISIKINKLPLRYFDSTTLGDIMSRATNDVDLISQSLNQSIGSLAGAIAMFFGSLYMMFRTNPILTLTAIASTIVGFSLMIIIMSKSQKYFTRQQQSLGEMNGYVEEMYGAHTIIKVYNAEGEIKEEFNEINDDLYDSAWKSQFISGIMNPIMGFIGNFGYVAVSVVGAIMVAKGMMNFGVIVSFMIYIRQFTNPLTTIAQAATSLQSTAAASERVFEFLGEEELEDESYKTKSINPKEVNGNVEFEHVRFGYDEDKIIIKDFSAEAKAGQKVAIVGPTGAGKTTLVNLLMRFYELNSGKISVDGVDIKEITRENVHDLFCMVLQDTWIFEGTIKENIKYSKTNVSDEEVVKACKAVGLDHYIRTLPKGYNTVLDNKTNLSQGQKQLMTIARAMVENAPMLILDEATSSVDTRTEVIIQKAMDKLMEGRTSFVIAHRLSTIKNSDMIFVMDNGDIIESGNHEELMAKNGFYTNLYNSQFEQAG, from the coding sequence ATGAAAAAAAATAGAGAATTAAGAAAAAGAAACTCTTTTGCTGCAAATACTCAAAGTGGTAAATATGCTAAAGCAAAAGACTTTAAAAAAGCTTGGGGACAATTATTAGGATATTTTAAAGTATACGGAATTCAAACTATTGTTGCTATAATATTCTCCTTTGTTGGAACGATTATGTTATTAAATGGACCAAGAAGATTAGGGGAAATTTCAGATTTAATTTTGGCCGGAATAAAAGGTGAAATGGATTTTGCAGCCATTGAAAAAATTTGTTATACCTTAGTAGCTCTTTATTTAATAGGAGCAGGACTCTTGTATTTACAAGAATTTTTTATGGTTACAGTAATTCAAGGAGTATCTAAAAAATTAAGAAAAGATATATCAATTAAAATCAATAAACTTCCTTTAAGATATTTTGACTCAACTACTCTTGGTGACATAATGAGTAGGGCAACTAATGATGTTGATTTAATCAGTCAATCTTTAAATCAAAGTATAGGCTCTTTGGCAGGAGCAATAGCGATGTTTTTTGGTTCTTTATATATGATGTTTAGAACTAATCCTATATTAACATTAACGGCCATTGCATCTACAATAGTAGGCTTTAGTTTAATGATAATAATAATGTCTAAATCACAAAAATATTTTACAAGACAACAACAATCACTAGGTGAAATGAATGGTTATGTTGAAGAGATGTACGGAGCACATACTATTATTAAAGTTTACAATGCTGAAGGGGAAATTAAAGAGGAGTTTAATGAAATAAATGATGACCTGTACGATTCTGCATGGAAATCACAATTTATTTCAGGTATAATGAATCCAATTATGGGTTTTATTGGTAACTTTGGGTATGTAGCAGTATCAGTTGTAGGTGCAATAATGGTAGCAAAAGGAATGATGAACTTTGGTGTTATAGTTTCCTTTATGATCTATATTAGACAGTTTACAAATCCTTTAACTACAATAGCTCAAGCAGCAACAAGCTTACAATCTACAGCAGCAGCATCAGAAAGGGTTTTTGAATTTTTAGGAGAAGAAGAATTAGAAGATGAATCCTATAAAACTAAATCCATCAACCCTAAAGAGGTCAATGGAAATGTTGAGTTTGAACATGTAAGATTTGGCTACGACGAAGATAAAATAATAATTAAAGATTTTTCTGCAGAGGCAAAGGCCGGTCAAAAAGTTGCAATTGTAGGACCGACAGGAGCAGGAAAAACGACTTTAGTTAATTTGTTAATGAGATTTTATGAATTGAATAGTGGAAAAATATCTGTTGACGGAGTAGATATAAAAGAAATTACAAGGGAAAATGTACATGATTTATTCTGTATGGTATTACAAGACACTTGGATATTTGAAGGTACAATTAAAGAGAATATAAAATATAGTAAGACCAATGTTTCAGATGAAGAGGTTGTAAAAGCATGTAAAGCTGTTGGACTAGATCATTATATTAGAACTCTACCAAAAGGATATAATACGGTTTTAGATAATAAGACAAATTTATCCCAAGGACAAAAACAGTTAATGACAATAGCAAGAGCAATGGTGGAAAATGCTCCAATGCTAATACTTGATGAGGCAACAAGTTCTGTAGATACTAGAACAGAAGTTATAATTCAAAAAGCCATGGATAAACTTATGGAAGGAAGGACATCCTTTGTTATTGCCCATAGATTATCTACAATAAAAAATTCCGACATGATATTTGTTATGGATAATGGTGACATAATAGAAAGCGGAAACCATGAAGAATTAATGGCTAAAAATGGATTTTATACAAATCTATACAACAGTCAATTTGAACAGGCAGGTTAA
- a CDS encoding glucose-1-phosphate adenylyltransferase: MRARKRVVAMLLAGGQGSRLKGLTKKIAKPAVPFGGKYRIIDFALSNATNSDIRDIGVLTQYKPFLLNTHLGNGAAWDYDRNSGGLRVLPPFATEEGGRWYEGTANAIYENIDFLDDLAPEYVLILSGDHIYKMNYNELLDYHKEKNSACTIAVMEVPWEEASRFGILNTDKDNKIVEFDEKPENPKNNLASMGIYMFNWSTLREFLIKDAEDKDSDHDFGKNVLPAILNEGYDMYAWKFDGYWKDVGTVKSYWEANLDLLNDNNLNLYDKKERIFTKAKNLPPHFIANGAVVKKALINEACRVYGTVKNSVLFSSVIIEEGAEVVNSVILSNVVIKKGAKVYNAVINEDCIIDEKQEIGSPDDKNVYLVDDEGICVD, encoded by the coding sequence ATGAGAGCAAGAAAACGAGTTGTAGCAATGTTATTAGCTGGAGGTCAAGGTTCGAGACTAAAAGGCTTAACTAAGAAAATTGCTAAGCCAGCTGTACCATTTGGAGGAAAATATAGAATTATAGATTTTGCCTTAAGTAATGCTACAAATTCAGATATTAGAGATATAGGTGTATTGACTCAATACAAACCATTTCTTTTAAATACGCATTTAGGCAATGGTGCTGCTTGGGATTATGATAGAAACAGTGGTGGTTTAAGAGTGCTTCCTCCATTTGCAACAGAAGAAGGTGGTAGATGGTATGAAGGAACTGCTAATGCTATTTACGAAAATATTGATTTTCTAGATGATTTAGCACCGGAATATGTGTTAATTTTATCTGGAGATCATATATATAAAATGAATTATAATGAACTTTTAGATTATCATAAGGAAAAGAATTCAGCTTGTACAATAGCAGTTATGGAAGTGCCTTGGGAAGAAGCGTCAAGATTTGGAATTCTAAACACCGATAAGGACAATAAAATTGTTGAATTTGACGAAAAACCGGAAAATCCTAAAAACAATTTAGCATCTATGGGAATATACATGTTCAATTGGTCTACATTAAGAGAATTTTTAATTAAAGATGCAGAGGACAAGGACTCTGACCATGATTTTGGTAAGAATGTTTTACCGGCAATTTTAAATGAAGGATACGATATGTATGCTTGGAAATTCGATGGCTATTGGAAAGATGTTGGTACTGTAAAAAGTTATTGGGAAGCAAATTTAGATTTATTAAACGATAATAATTTAAACTTATATGATAAAAAAGAAAGAATATTTACAAAGGCTAAGAACTTACCACCTCATTTTATAGCTAATGGAGCAGTAGTAAAAAAAGCCTTAATAAATGAAGCTTGTAGAGTTTACGGTACAGTTAAAAACTCAGTTTTATTTTCAAGTGTAATTATTGAAGAAGGTGCTGAAGTTGTAAATTCAGTAATTTTATCAAATGTTGTAATTAAAAAAGGTGCCAAGGTTTATAATGCAGTTATAAATGAAGACTGTATAATTGATGAAAAACAGGAGATAGGCTCTCCAGATGATAAAAACGTGTACTTAGTTGACGACGAAGGTATTTGTGTAGATTAG
- a CDS encoding MBL fold metallo-hydrolase RNA specificity domain-containing protein: MDIQFLGAAKMVTGSNFLITTKNEKFIIDCGLFQGNDETEALNREGFKFNPEEIDFMLLTHAHIDHSGRIPLLVKEGFTGNIFATKPTVDLCNIMLLDSAKIQETDTEWDNKKRMRAGKPLNEPLYTTKDAENSLNNFRECYYDEIILVNDNVKFRFSDAGHILGSAIIELWITEDEKTTKLVFSGDLGMPNKPILNNPTYIKDADYLIVESTYGNTVHENRENIIQNLIKIIDETSAKGGTVIIPAFAVGRTQEIIYELNEYYEYNEDIEYHQRVPIYVDSPMSLRATEAFLNNTYFFNDKAKNLIFKGDNVFEFDNLKYISSVDESIALNKVKFPRVIISSSGMANAGRVRHHLKHNLWDENSAVVFVGYQAKGTLGRILLDGKDSVKILGEEIAVKASIYNLDGFSGHADEPMLLDWVNSFTTKPKKVFIVHGENDEQKEFYKTLTNNLKLNCEIPELYSKYELKPNEEKVYDEISKEEMEFNLYLEIEHIIERMKQLKEQDLSINFKDVDLKKYSEVKRNLNEIKDNLMDLTRYVENKKK; this comes from the coding sequence ATGGATATACAATTTTTAGGTGCAGCTAAAATGGTAACAGGATCGAACTTTTTAATTACAACAAAAAATGAAAAGTTTATAATAGATTGTGGTTTATTCCAAGGTAATGATGAAACAGAAGCTTTAAATAGAGAAGGGTTTAAATTTAATCCGGAAGAAATTGATTTTATGCTTCTTACTCACGCACATATAGATCATAGTGGAAGAATACCATTACTTGTAAAAGAAGGATTTACAGGAAATATATTTGCAACAAAACCAACTGTAGACCTATGTAATATTATGTTATTAGACAGTGCAAAAATTCAGGAAACAGATACAGAATGGGATAATAAAAAGCGAATGCGAGCTGGAAAACCATTAAATGAACCATTATATACAACAAAAGACGCAGAAAATTCCTTAAATAATTTTAGAGAATGCTATTATGATGAAATAATATTAGTAAATGATAATGTTAAATTTAGATTTTCTGATGCTGGTCATATATTAGGCTCTGCAATAATAGAATTATGGATAACAGAAGATGAGAAAACAACTAAACTTGTTTTTTCAGGAGATTTAGGTATGCCTAATAAACCTATACTAAATAACCCAACTTATATAAAAGATGCGGATTATTTAATAGTTGAGTCAACCTATGGAAATACAGTTCATGAAAATCGTGAAAACATAATACAAAATCTAATAAAAATAATAGATGAAACTTCAGCAAAAGGAGGAACGGTAATAATACCGGCTTTTGCTGTTGGTAGGACTCAGGAAATTATTTATGAATTAAATGAATATTATGAATATAATGAAGATATTGAATATCATCAACGGGTTCCAATTTATGTAGATAGTCCAATGTCTTTAAGGGCAACTGAAGCCTTTTTAAATAACACATATTTTTTTAACGATAAGGCTAAAAATTTAATATTCAAAGGAGATAATGTTTTTGAATTTGATAATTTAAAGTATATTTCCTCAGTAGATGAGTCTATTGCATTAAATAAAGTTAAATTTCCAAGGGTCATTATATCATCATCAGGAATGGCCAATGCCGGTAGGGTAAGACATCATTTAAAACATAACCTATGGGATGAAAACTCAGCGGTTGTTTTTGTAGGCTATCAGGCAAAGGGAACACTAGGGAGAATACTTTTAGACGGTAAGGACTCAGTAAAAATACTAGGTGAAGAAATAGCTGTAAAAGCCAGTATTTATAATCTAGATGGATTTTCAGGACATGCCGATGAACCAATGTTATTAGATTGGGTAAATTCATTTACTACAAAACCTAAAAAAGTTTTTATAGTACATGGAGAAAATGACGAACAGAAAGAATTCTATAAAACACTTACTAACAATTTAAAATTAAATTGTGAAATACCTGAACTATATTCAAAATATGAATTAAAACCAAATGAGGAAAAAGTATATGATGAAATTTCAAAAGAGGAAATGGAATTCAATTTATATTTAGAAATAGAGCATATAATTGAAAGGATGAAGCAATTAAAAGAACAGGATCTTTCTATTAATTTTAAAGATGTTGATTTAAAAAAATATTCTGAAGTAAAAAGAAATTTAAACGAAATAAAAGACAATCTTATGGATTTAACAAGATATGTTGAAAACAAAAAGAAGTGA
- the namA gene encoding NADPH dehydrogenase NamA codes for MSLLSEYKIKNLNLKNRIVLPPMCMYSAKNGFANDFHKVHYGSFALGQVGLIILEATGVMANGRITDDDLGIYNDEYIDELKNIVNFSHRFGSKVGIQLAHAGRKSETKDLIHFAPSAIKFNEEYTLPKEMDKDDINRVIKSFGEASKRALKAGFDLIEIHGAHGYLIHEFLSPITNKREDEYGGNLKNRTRLLKEILKEVKKYWPEDKVISLRISASDYVAQGIDINMIIDILLEVKEYIDIVHVSSGGLVPVDIKVYGGYQAEFAEKIKKALNIPTIAVGLLEDYSLANYLIEKEKCDLVAIGRGLLRNPNLVMDFAKNNKIDIDYLKQFERAY; via the coding sequence ATGTCATTGTTGTCAGAATATAAAATAAAAAACTTAAATTTAAAAAATAGAATCGTTTTACCACCAATGTGCATGTATAGTGCAAAAAATGGATTTGCAAATGATTTTCATAAGGTTCACTATGGCTCTTTTGCTTTAGGACAAGTTGGCTTAATAATATTGGAAGCTACAGGAGTAATGGCCAATGGAAGAATTACTGATGATGATTTGGGAATTTACAACGATGAATACATAGACGAATTAAAAAACATAGTAAATTTTTCTCATAGATTTGGTTCTAAAGTAGGTATACAGTTAGCCCATGCAGGAAGAAAATCTGAAACTAAAGATTTAATTCATTTTGCTCCTTCCGCTATTAAATTTAATGAAGAATATACCTTACCAAAGGAAATGGACAAAGATGATATTAATAGAGTAATAAAGTCCTTTGGAGAAGCTTCAAAAAGAGCTTTAAAAGCAGGTTTTGATTTAATAGAAATCCATGGTGCCCATGGCTATTTAATACATGAATTTCTCTCTCCAATTACAAATAAAAGAGAAGACGAATATGGTGGTAATTTAAAAAATAGAACTAGATTATTAAAGGAAATATTAAAAGAAGTAAAAAAATATTGGCCAGAAGATAAAGTCATTTCTTTAAGAATATCAGCATCTGACTATGTGGCCCAAGGCATAGATATAAATATGATTATTGATATTTTATTGGAAGTTAAAGAATATATTGATATTGTTCATGTATCATCAGGAGGATTAGTTCCTGTAGATATAAAGGTATATGGAGGTTATCAAGCTGAATTTGCTGAAAAAATAAAAAAGGCATTAAATATTCCAACAATTGCAGTAGGCTTGTTAGAGGATTATAGCTTAGCAAATTATTTAATTGAAAAAGAAAAATGTGACTTAGTAGCAATAGGAAGAGGCTTACTTAGAAATCCGAACTTGGTTATGGACTTTGCTAAAAACAACAAGATAGATATAGATTATTTAAAACAATTTGAAAGAGCTTATTAA